GCGCCAACACACCATCGTAAGCCGCGGACAGTATTTCACGATCATGGTTGAGGAATTGCAGCCCTTGGAGCGAGCCAGCGTGCGCCGCCCAGCCGGCGACCTCTTTTCCTTCCGGCAAGGTCCACAGGCGTATGCGCCCCTCCGAGCCGCCTGAGGCGAATGTCTTCGATTCGCTGCCAAAGGCGAGCGCATAGCCGTTGTTGTGAACGTCCCGTAGGACCACATTGGCGGGAACGCGGGGTGTCGACACGCATCCGACCAGTGCCAGTCCGGCCATCATCCATACAATACCGGCGAACCGCCGTCGACCCAATGCCGCATTGCTGTCACGGCGGCTTCGTGGAAAAATCATGCGCATTGATTTGGAATATTCCGATTTTGACGGGATTGTAATGATAGACGAACACGGTTACCGCCCCAATGTGGGCATTATTCTATGCAACCGCCTGAACCAGGTTTTCTGGGCACGGCGTTGTGGCCAGGATGGCTGGCAGTTTCCGCAGGGTGGTGTCCGGCCCAAAGAGCCGATTAACGAGGCCATGTACCGCGAATTGCGTGAGGAAGTGGGCCTGTCGCCGTCGCACATTGAAATACTGGGCCGCACCCGTGACTGGTTGCATTACGACATACCCGACAATTTTCGCCGTCGCCATCCACACAGTGCGTTCCGGGGCCAGAAGCAAATCTGGTATTTGTTGCGTTTGGTCGGAAAGGACCAGGATGTGCGGCTCGATTTGTGCGAGCGGCCCGAATTCGATGAATGGCGCTGGATCGAATACTGGAGCGCGCTGGAGAACATCATCAGTTTCAAGCGCCAGGTTTACCAGCAGGCCTTGGCTGAGCTTGAACCGCTTTTGTCTTCCCTGAATACGCACGGCTGAGGAATACGCGGCGCATGTTACCAGCCGCTGCACGCCCTTCCGCCCGTTATCGTTCCGTTACCGTTGTCTCCATTCTGGCGTTTGTGCTGCTGGGTTTTTTTTCGTTCGGCCGCCTCCCCATCGATCTTCCTCCATCACGCGATGCACCGCGCCTGAACATCCATGTTTCCGTGCCGGGCCTGACCACTCCGGCGATTGAGAAAGAGCTGATGCTCCCGCTCGAGTCTGCGCTCGCAGATCTACCGGGTGTGGTCGCCATGGAGTCAACCGCTGCCTCGGGGAGCGTCAGCATCGATCTGCGCTTGAATCATCGTCGCGATATCGATGCCGTGCAACGCCATGTCATGTCGCGCCTGGAGCGTGACAGAACTTCCTGGCCGGCATCCATCGATCCACCAGCAGTTACGTGGATTGATTATTCTTCAGCAAGCATGGAATTCAATCTGATATCCAGAACGCATGACTCACTGGCATTGCGTGACTGGGCCGAAGCCGGGTTTGCCAGGCGCTTGCGGGAATTACCGGGTGTTGCCACGGTGGATATGGCGGGTGGCACCGTGCGCGAAATTCTGGTCATGCCGGATCAGCGGCGACTGGCCGGCTACGGACTTTCATTCGAGGATCTCCTGCAAGCGATCCGGAAAAATCCCGAGGTGGGTTCTCACGTCAGT
The Sulfuricaulis sp. DNA segment above includes these coding regions:
- a CDS encoding RNA pyrophosphohydrolase: MIDEHGYRPNVGIILCNRLNQVFWARRCGQDGWQFPQGGVRPKEPINEAMYRELREEVGLSPSHIEILGRTRDWLHYDIPDNFRRRHPHSAFRGQKQIWYLLRLVGKDQDVRLDLCERPEFDEWRWIEYWSALENIISFKRQVYQQALAELEPLLSSLNTHG